The Methylorubrum populi genome contains a region encoding:
- the glmM gene encoding phosphoglucosamine mutase yields MRKYFGTDGVRGRANGVITPELALKVGQAAGVVFQRGDHRHRVVVGKDTRLSGYMIETALVAGFTSVGMDVLLLGPMPTPAVAMLTRSMRADLGVMISASHNPFEDNGIKLFGPDGFKLNDELELEIEGLIDGDMRRRLAGSRDLGRAKRIESVHARYIEFAKRTLPRHVTLDGLRVVVDCANGAAYRVAPETLWELGAEVISIGVEPDGFNINQDVGSTAPETLVQKVRELRADVGIALDGDADRVLIVDEKGQKVDGDQLMAAVARSWKEDERLTQPGLVATIMSNLGLERFINGLGLTLARTAVGDRYVLEHMREHGYNLGGEQSGHIIMSDYATTGDGLVAALQLLSVVKRRDLPVSEVCHCFEPLPQILKNVRFRSGEPLRADSVVTAIAQAKDRLGQSGRLVIRPSGTEPVIRVMAEGDDRALVAEVVDEVVDAVTRAAA; encoded by the coding sequence TTGCGCAAGTATTTCGGAACCGACGGCGTCCGCGGGCGGGCCAACGGCGTCATCACGCCCGAACTCGCCCTCAAGGTGGGGCAGGCGGCGGGCGTCGTGTTCCAGCGCGGCGACCACCGCCATCGGGTGGTGGTCGGCAAGGATACGCGTTTGTCCGGCTACATGATCGAGACGGCGCTGGTCGCCGGCTTCACCTCGGTCGGCATGGACGTGCTGCTGCTCGGGCCGATGCCGACGCCGGCCGTCGCGATGCTGACGCGCTCGATGCGCGCCGATCTCGGCGTGATGATCTCGGCCTCGCACAACCCGTTCGAGGACAACGGCATCAAGCTGTTCGGTCCCGACGGGTTCAAGCTCAACGATGAACTGGAACTGGAGATCGAGGGGCTGATCGACGGCGACATGCGCCGCCGGCTCGCCGGCTCGCGCGATCTCGGCCGCGCCAAGCGGATCGAGAGCGTGCACGCGCGCTACATCGAGTTCGCCAAGCGCACGCTGCCCCGCCACGTCACCCTGGACGGCCTGCGCGTCGTCGTGGACTGCGCCAACGGCGCCGCCTACCGCGTCGCGCCGGAGACGCTGTGGGAACTCGGCGCCGAAGTGATCTCCATCGGCGTCGAGCCGGACGGGTTCAACATCAACCAGGATGTCGGCTCGACCGCGCCGGAGACCCTCGTGCAGAAGGTGCGCGAGTTGCGCGCCGATGTCGGCATCGCGCTCGACGGCGACGCGGACCGCGTGCTGATCGTCGACGAGAAGGGCCAGAAGGTCGACGGCGACCAGCTCATGGCCGCGGTCGCCCGCTCGTGGAAGGAGGACGAGCGCCTGACCCAGCCAGGTCTGGTCGCCACGATCATGTCGAATCTCGGCCTGGAGCGCTTCATCAACGGGCTCGGCCTCACCCTCGCCCGCACCGCCGTCGGCGACCGCTACGTGCTGGAGCATATGCGGGAGCACGGCTACAATCTCGGCGGCGAGCAATCCGGCCACATCATCATGTCGGATTACGCCACCACCGGCGACGGCCTCGTGGCGGCCCTCCAGCTTCTCAGCGTCGTCAAGCGTCGCGACCTTCCGGTGAGCGAGGTCTGCCACTGCTTCGAGCCGCTGCCGCAGATCCTGAAGAACGTCCGCTTCCGCTCCGGCGAGCCGCTGCGGGCCGATTCGGTCGTCACCGCGATCGCGCAGGCGAAGGACCGCCTGGGCCAGTCGGGCCGCCTGGTGATCCGTCCCTCCGGCACGGAACCGGTCATCCGCGTGATGGCCGAGGGCGACGACCGCGCGCTCGTGGCCGAAGTGGTCGACGAGGTGGTCGATGCCGTGACCCGCGCGGCGGCCTGA
- a CDS encoding outer membrane beta-barrel protein, with the protein MRGATLALLAAVLTSPALAADLDYGVLRGSDDDYDAPAPIVDWSGFYVGGHGGYSSASLGFGNSFQTIVGNALRQTVAESEMNASQLLAPRATHVNGGSYGAFVGVNYQFDDVVVGIEADYTYLGRVGGTFDQISRFMNTTDNYRTTVSLTGRATTKIEDYGTVRGRLGYAFGSFLPYVTGGLAVGRAVVSDTVDVQNYGYDRAAYAANQSGGTQTYINNYGYSVFNQGDPAGSIPAPGIVHGATKKVTIAGIALGAGLEYAITSNFLLRGEYQYVLFNDFQGHKAELNTVRGGAAIKF; encoded by the coding sequence ATGCGCGGCGCGACCCTGGCTCTCCTGGCAGCAGTTCTGACATCCCCGGCTCTGGCAGCGGATCTAGATTACGGGGTCCTGCGCGGCTCCGACGACGATTATGATGCGCCCGCGCCGATCGTCGATTGGAGCGGCTTCTATGTCGGCGGTCACGGCGGCTATTCTTCCGCCTCGCTCGGCTTCGGCAACTCCTTCCAGACGATCGTCGGCAACGCCCTCAGGCAGACCGTCGCCGAGTCCGAGATGAACGCCTCGCAACTGCTGGCACCGCGCGCGACGCACGTGAACGGCGGCAGCTACGGCGCATTCGTCGGCGTCAACTATCAGTTCGACGACGTCGTGGTCGGCATCGAAGCCGACTATACGTATCTCGGCCGGGTCGGCGGCACCTTCGACCAGATCAGCCGTTTCATGAACACCACGGACAATTACCGGACGACGGTCTCCCTGACGGGCCGCGCGACCACCAAAATCGAGGATTACGGCACCGTCCGCGGCCGGCTCGGCTACGCCTTCGGCAGCTTCCTCCCTTACGTCACCGGCGGCCTCGCAGTGGGTCGGGCCGTCGTCAGCGACACGGTGGACGTGCAGAATTACGGCTACGACCGAGCCGCCTACGCCGCCAACCAGTCGGGCGGTACGCAGACCTACATCAACAACTACGGCTACTCCGTCTTCAACCAGGGAGATCCGGCCGGCAGCATCCCGGCGCCCGGCATCGTCCACGGGGCGACCAAGAAGGTCACCATCGCAGGCATCGCCCTCGGCGCGGGCCTCGAATACGCGATCACGTCGAATTTCCTGCTGCGCGGCGAGTACCAGTACGTCCTGTTCAACGACTTCCAGGGCCACAAGGCCGAACTGAACACGGTGCGCGGCGGCGCCGCGATCAAATTCTGA
- a CDS encoding CAP domain-containing protein, which yields MLGRRTFLAAPAALALAALLQGCAGRMAPETTGLPSLYLPLATGSTSVDTAAARDMISAYRRNNGAAPLAIDPELQRLAETEAAAMAASDRPSKSQTVRAAVTRLGYDGADANLSAGYHTLAEAFSGWRDSPPHRAVMLAPEATRMGIATAYAPGSKYKVYWALLVAK from the coding sequence GTGCTCGGACGCCGGACCTTCCTCGCCGCCCCGGCGGCGCTCGCCCTCGCCGCCCTTCTTCAGGGCTGCGCCGGTCGGATGGCACCCGAGACGACCGGCCTGCCGAGCCTGTACCTGCCGCTCGCCACCGGCAGCACGTCGGTCGACACCGCGGCGGCGCGCGACATGATCTCGGCCTATCGCCGCAACAACGGCGCCGCGCCGCTCGCGATCGATCCGGAATTGCAGCGGCTGGCCGAGACCGAGGCCGCCGCCATGGCCGCCTCCGACCGGCCGAGCAAGAGCCAGACGGTGCGCGCGGCCGTGACCCGGCTCGGCTACGACGGAGCGGATGCCAACCTGTCCGCCGGCTATCACACCCTGGCGGAAGCCTTTTCGGGATGGCGCGACAGCCCTCCGCATCGCGCCGTCATGCTCGCGCCCGAGGCGACCCGGATGGGCATCGCGACGGCCTACGCGCCGGGCTCGAAATACAAGGTCTACTGGGCGCTGCTCGTCGCGAAGTAG
- a CDS encoding HNH endonuclease — MIDLQTLVLNADYRPLSYNPLSLWSWKDAFTALFLDRVTLVANYDVEAHSPSRSLKVPSVVALKSYVALARSPAFTRYNIYLRDTFSCQYCGLRLPSGGLTFDHVVPRSRGGLSTWENVVAACSPCNLRKANRTPDEAEMPLLNEPHRPTRYELHRRQPEFDHRQYHHTWLDYLYWDSELDT; from the coding sequence ATGATCGATCTCCAGACCCTGGTGCTCAACGCGGATTACCGGCCGCTTTCCTACAATCCGCTCTCGTTGTGGTCCTGGAAGGACGCGTTCACGGCCCTGTTCCTCGACCGCGTCACGCTGGTCGCGAATTACGACGTCGAGGCGCACAGCCCGAGCCGGTCCCTGAAGGTGCCGAGCGTCGTCGCCCTGAAGAGCTACGTGGCCCTGGCCCGCAGTCCGGCCTTCACCCGCTACAACATCTACCTGCGCGACACCTTCTCCTGCCAGTATTGCGGCCTGCGCCTGCCCTCGGGCGGCCTGACCTTCGACCACGTCGTGCCCCGCTCCCGCGGCGGCCTCTCCACCTGGGAGAACGTCGTGGCGGCCTGTTCCCCGTGCAACCTGCGCAAGGCCAACCGCACGCCGGACGAGGCGGAGATGCCGCTCCTCAACGAGCCGCACCGGCCGACCCGCTACGAGCTGCACCGGCGCCAGCCGGAATTCGACCACCGCCAGTACCATCACACCTGGCTCGACTATCTCTACTGGGACAGCGAGCTCGACACCTGA
- a CDS encoding DUF3772 domain-containing protein, whose amino-acid sequence MLRRSLLARFRRTLRGTALVATLSAAALLPNAATGQGSPPPAPQQKEAPAPQNGQPAPANPQPAPAAKPAAPKAPVSEALQTIRDRLDTIKADLEAREKAITGANVDAGDLTRARDGLDPLADRLRTVIDLLGPRLEAARERLAQIGPKPKEGEEGEDVARERAEREQAVNDIDGTQRLAKSLLVQSDQIVDQISNRRRAAFTRGLFERASSLLSPDLWMRVAADIPRDLGSLHSGLDDTVALFGRNGSLWNLLFLGLAFGLSFALYFGRRNIAPALGRRDINNTNPSKRAKLLGAWRVLLLGTLPALAGSYAVYYALDATELLPSRFLPVASTILGGIAFIAFVEATADALLAVNKPAWRPAPVSDAAAWRITALAVSIAIVITVSKSTEALNSAIYAALPISIATRGIGAVTAALLLAIGLHRFADTAEKEEECFGPYVATETSSGIGGPLRLLGWVAVAVIALAPLVGYVALSAFLVDQLIWTASILVLLWLLIVSADVLVGGSLCEETRLATTLQANTGLRKRSLNQIAVLVTGFARVVLIALAALFALAPWGLDTTDVFSSIRTAFFGFKIGDVTVSPSSIVFGIGILAVGILVTRAVQRWLENTYLPATDLDAGLRNSISTVAGYVGFLLALALTFSYLGLSLEKLTIVAGALSVGIGFGLQSIVNNFVSGLLLLWERPIRVGDQVLIGDSEGIVKRISVRSTEIQTFDRSAVIVPNSNLISGIVKNRVRGDRTGRVVISVNVLRSKDPVRAAEMMVECAGAHPDVLKEPPPRVVFKKIGDPFLEFELIALVVDVNLGQKVQSDLNFSVFKTLADSEFIPPMGPASSFITVQGLEPVRDALGQIATAVGASTTQVIAAPARSEAQAVDEEDRSADAAAREEARRPDSQPQDLGRRRHG is encoded by the coding sequence ATGCTACGACGTTCCCTCCTCGCCCGTTTCCGCCGCACGCTGCGCGGCACGGCCCTGGTCGCGACGCTGAGCGCGGCGGCCCTGCTTCCGAACGCGGCGACGGGGCAGGGGAGCCCGCCGCCGGCCCCGCAGCAGAAGGAAGCTCCGGCACCGCAGAACGGCCAGCCCGCGCCGGCCAACCCGCAGCCGGCGCCGGCCGCGAAACCGGCGGCTCCCAAGGCTCCGGTCTCGGAGGCGCTCCAGACCATCCGCGACCGGCTCGACACCATCAAGGCCGACCTCGAGGCGCGTGAGAAAGCCATCACCGGAGCCAATGTCGACGCCGGCGACCTGACCCGCGCCCGCGACGGTCTCGACCCGCTGGCCGACCGGCTGCGCACCGTCATCGACCTGCTCGGCCCGCGCCTGGAAGCCGCCCGCGAGCGCCTGGCCCAGATCGGCCCGAAGCCCAAGGAGGGCGAGGAGGGCGAGGACGTCGCCCGCGAGCGCGCCGAGCGCGAACAGGCGGTCAACGACATCGACGGGACGCAGCGCCTCGCCAAGTCGCTGCTGGTGCAGAGCGACCAGATCGTCGATCAGATCTCGAACCGCCGACGCGCCGCCTTCACCCGGGGCCTGTTCGAGCGCGCCTCGTCGCTGCTCAGCCCCGATCTGTGGATGCGGGTAGCGGCCGACATCCCGCGGGATCTCGGCTCCCTGCACAGCGGCCTCGACGACACCGTCGCCCTGTTCGGCCGCAACGGCAGCCTGTGGAACCTGCTGTTCCTCGGCCTCGCCTTCGGCCTGTCCTTCGCCCTGTATTTCGGGCGCCGCAACATCGCTCCGGCACTCGGGCGCCGGGACATCAACAACACCAATCCCTCCAAACGCGCCAAGCTCCTGGGCGCGTGGCGCGTGCTCCTGCTCGGCACGCTGCCGGCCCTGGCGGGAAGCTACGCGGTCTACTACGCGCTGGACGCCACCGAGCTGCTGCCGTCGCGATTCCTGCCGGTGGCCAGCACCATCCTCGGCGGCATCGCCTTCATCGCCTTCGTCGAGGCGACCGCCGACGCGCTGCTCGCCGTGAACAAGCCGGCCTGGCGCCCGGCGCCGGTCTCGGACGCCGCCGCGTGGCGCATCACCGCGCTCGCCGTCAGCATCGCCATCGTCATCACCGTGTCGAAGTCGACGGAGGCCTTGAACTCGGCGATCTACGCCGCGCTGCCGATCTCGATCGCCACCCGCGGCATCGGTGCGGTGACGGCGGCCCTCCTGCTCGCGATCGGCCTGCACCGCTTCGCCGACACGGCGGAGAAGGAAGAGGAGTGCTTCGGCCCCTACGTCGCCACGGAAACCTCGTCGGGCATCGGCGGTCCGCTGCGGCTGCTCGGCTGGGTCGCCGTGGCGGTGATCGCGCTCGCCCCCCTCGTCGGCTACGTCGCCCTCTCGGCCTTCCTCGTGGACCAACTGATCTGGACCGCGAGCATCCTCGTCCTGCTCTGGCTCCTGATCGTCAGCGCCGACGTGCTGGTCGGCGGCTCCCTGTGCGAAGAGACCCGCCTCGCCACGACGCTCCAGGCCAATACCGGCCTGCGCAAGCGCTCCCTCAACCAGATCGCGGTGCTGGTGACGGGCTTCGCCCGCGTGGTGCTGATCGCGCTCGCCGCCTTGTTCGCGCTGGCCCCCTGGGGCCTCGACACCACCGACGTGTTCTCGTCGATCCGCACCGCCTTCTTCGGCTTCAAGATCGGCGACGTGACGGTCTCGCCGTCGTCGATCGTCTTCGGCATCGGCATCCTCGCGGTCGGCATCCTCGTCACCCGGGCGGTGCAGCGCTGGCTCGAGAACACCTACCTGCCGGCGACCGACCTCGATGCGGGCCTGCGCAACTCCATCTCGACGGTGGCCGGCTATGTCGGCTTCCTGCTCGCCCTGGCGCTGACCTTCTCGTATCTGGGCCTGAGCCTGGAGAAGCTCACCATCGTCGCCGGCGCCCTCTCGGTCGGTATCGGTTTCGGCCTGCAATCGATCGTCAACAACTTCGTCTCGGGCCTGCTGCTGCTGTGGGAGCGTCCGATCCGCGTCGGCGATCAGGTGCTGATCGGCGACAGCGAGGGCATCGTGAAGCGCATCTCCGTGCGGTCCACCGAGATCCAGACCTTCGACCGCTCGGCCGTCATCGTGCCGAACTCGAACCTGATCTCGGGCATCGTGAAGAACCGGGTCCGCGGCGACCGGACCGGGCGGGTCGTCATCTCCGTCAACGTCCTGCGCAGCAAGGATCCGGTGCGGGCGGCCGAGATGATGGTCGAGTGCGCCGGGGCCCATCCGGACGTGCTGAAGGAGCCGCCGCCCCGGGTCGTGTTCAAGAAGATCGGCGACCCCTTCCTGGAGTTCGAGCTGATCGCCCTGGTGGTCGACGTGAACCTCGGACAGAAGGTGCAGAGCGACCTGAACTTCTCCGTGTTCAAGACCCTGGCCGATTCCGAGTTCATCCCGCCGATGGGCCCGGCCTCGAGCTTCATCACGGTGCAGGGCCTGGAGCCGGTGCGCGACGCCCTGGGCCAGATCGCCACCGCGGTGGGCGCCTCGACGACGCAGGTCATCGCCGCCCCGGCCCGATCCGAAGCGCAGGCGGTGGACGAGGAGGATCGATCCGCCGACGCCGCGGCGCGGGAGGAAGCCCGCCGCCCCGACAGCCAGCCCCAGGATCTGGGCCGCCGCCGCCACGGCTGA
- a CDS encoding outer membrane beta-barrel protein encodes MRRRSHLSAMARALTLLAGVGVPGLAQAADLLPPPPPAPLPDVAEFAGGWYLRVDGGYGSLDLRKTIAEDVSHPPKPYDYVALQDKVSNQYFIGGGVGYQINPWLRVDATGEYRFRSKWKLVAEDKTWGDTGGYNVTEGQFDSIVGLVNGYVDLGTWYGVTPFLGAGVGVAHHGFGGTTDRGFGAYEGGYGIGRHNERTNFAWALHAGLGYDVTQNVRFEVAYRYLNMGEATTGTVTCAPDCPKTVYRVKELESHDVRVGLRYLFGAPVAVAAVDYAPPPPLVRKY; translated from the coding sequence ATGCGCCGCCGCTCTCACCTTTCCGCAATGGCGCGCGCCCTCACGCTCCTCGCGGGCGTCGGGGTGCCCGGCCTTGCACAGGCCGCCGACCTGCTCCCGCCGCCTCCGCCCGCGCCGCTGCCGGACGTCGCCGAATTCGCGGGCGGCTGGTATCTGCGTGTCGATGGCGGCTACGGCTCGCTCGATCTGCGCAAGACCATTGCCGAGGACGTGTCGCACCCACCCAAGCCCTACGACTACGTCGCCCTGCAGGACAAGGTCTCGAACCAGTACTTCATCGGCGGCGGCGTCGGCTACCAGATCAATCCGTGGCTGCGCGTCGACGCGACGGGCGAATACCGCTTCCGCTCCAAGTGGAAGCTCGTCGCCGAGGACAAGACCTGGGGCGACACCGGCGGGTACAACGTCACCGAGGGCCAGTTCGATTCCATCGTCGGACTCGTCAACGGCTACGTCGATCTCGGTACGTGGTACGGCGTGACGCCGTTCCTGGGCGCGGGCGTCGGCGTCGCCCATCACGGCTTCGGCGGGACGACCGACCGCGGCTTCGGGGCTTACGAGGGCGGCTACGGCATCGGCCGCCACAACGAGCGGACGAACTTCGCCTGGGCGCTTCATGCCGGTCTCGGCTACGACGTGACGCAGAACGTGAGGTTCGAGGTCGCCTACCGCTACCTGAACATGGGCGAGGCCACCACCGGGACCGTCACCTGCGCCCCGGACTGCCCGAAGACGGTCTACCGCGTGAAGGAACTCGAATCCCACGACGTCAGGGTCGGCCTGCGCTACCTGTTCGGCGCCCCCGTCGCCGTCGCGGCGGTGGACTACGCGCCGCCCCCGCCGCTGGTGCGCAAGTACTGA
- a CDS encoding outer membrane beta-barrel protein, producing MIALHRLGLAATLATGTFVGILAGAFALPGRAVAADLPPLPPAPVEAAPVAIGSGWYLRGDFTQSWYDHPRDNAIPDPSDPGMPPLVGLRLSPESGYGGGVGYQINPWLRVDATIDQRAASSFRGYSSRSIFQTGYNLEAGKVDVLTGLVNVYADLGTWYGFTPYVGAGVGFADKRMSRNYTQTTCLIEGCDGLDGTGPREPAFRANHSVTTFAWALTAGLSYDIGAGFSLDAAYRYIDLGQIRSGLDIYGGGTRLKDLSANEFRVGLRYRFANGLLPILPAQTYGY from the coding sequence ATGATCGCACTGCATCGACTTGGACTCGCCGCGACGCTGGCGACCGGAACCTTCGTCGGCATCCTGGCCGGCGCCTTCGCATTGCCGGGCCGCGCCGTGGCGGCGGATCTGCCGCCGCTGCCGCCGGCCCCCGTCGAGGCCGCACCGGTGGCCATCGGCAGCGGCTGGTACCTGCGCGGCGACTTCACGCAGAGCTGGTACGACCACCCGCGCGACAACGCCATTCCCGATCCGAGCGATCCGGGCATGCCGCCGCTGGTGGGCCTCCGGCTGAGCCCGGAGAGCGGCTACGGTGGCGGCGTCGGCTATCAGATCAATCCGTGGCTGCGCGTCGATGCCACCATCGACCAGCGCGCCGCCTCGTCCTTCCGCGGCTACTCCTCGCGGTCGATCTTCCAGACCGGCTACAACCTCGAAGCCGGCAAGGTCGACGTGCTGACCGGCCTCGTCAACGTCTACGCCGATCTCGGCACGTGGTACGGCTTCACGCCCTATGTCGGCGCCGGCGTCGGCTTCGCCGACAAGCGGATGAGCCGCAACTACACCCAGACCACCTGCCTGATCGAGGGCTGCGACGGCCTCGACGGAACCGGCCCGCGCGAGCCGGCCTTCCGGGCCAACCATTCGGTCACGACCTTCGCCTGGGCGCTGACCGCGGGTCTCTCCTACGACATCGGCGCCGGCTTCAGCCTCGACGCGGCCTACCGCTACATCGATCTCGGCCAGATCCGGAGCGGCCTCGACATCTACGGCGGCGGCACTCGCCTGAAGGACCTCTCGGCCAACGAGTTCCGGGTCGGCCTGCGCTACCGCTTCGCCAACGGCCTGCTGCCGATTTTGCCCGCGCAGACCTACGGCTACTGA